The following proteins are co-located in the Sphingomonas morindae genome:
- a CDS encoding type IV conjugative transfer system protein TraE: MELSYTHAQSQRVLRQRNLLVIVAGILGALCAILGLVTATRDREIVLQPILGSPLVVSSSGVSRQYLELVTRDTAVLTLDRSPANLEYWMKSVLEITAPSAQGKIRADLMKIVNEQRGSSIAQFFTIQTMELDTKKLQSIVTGDLHTIVGNKVVSNERRSFRFDWQYSGLSLKLVGFGMVTTGKEKDQ; this comes from the coding sequence ATGGAGCTCTCCTACACCCATGCTCAGAGCCAGCGGGTTCTTAGGCAGCGCAACCTGCTGGTGATCGTTGCAGGCATCCTTGGCGCCCTCTGCGCGATTCTCGGGCTTGTGACTGCCACCCGCGATCGAGAGATCGTATTGCAGCCGATCCTGGGGTCGCCGCTGGTCGTAAGTTCCTCCGGCGTCTCACGACAGTATCTTGAGCTCGTTACCCGCGACACCGCGGTGCTGACGCTCGATCGCAGCCCGGCGAACCTAGAATATTGGATGAAGTCGGTCCTCGAGATCACCGCGCCGAGTGCGCAGGGGAAGATCCGCGCCGACCTCATGAAAATCGTGAATGAGCAGCGCGGATCGTCGATCGCCCAGTTCTTCACGATCCAGACGATGGAACTGGACACCAAGAAGCTGCAGTCGATCGTCACCGGCGACCTGCACACGATCGTGGGGAACAAGGTCGTCTCCAACGAGCGCCGCAGCTTCCGCTTCGATTGGCAATATTCCGGCCTGTCATTGAAGCTCGTGGGCTTTGGAATGGTGACGACCGGCAAGGAAAAGGATCAGTGA
- the traL gene encoding type IV conjugative transfer system protein TraL, giving the protein MAADKYVIPSHLDDPELIGLWTLDEFLAMVIPFVWGILSQHILIGMLLAGAGWWGLKKAKAGRATSWLLHMAYWHLPAGFTGMRATPPSYLRLMAG; this is encoded by the coding sequence ATGGCCGCAGACAAGTACGTCATTCCGTCTCATCTGGATGATCCTGAGCTAATCGGGCTGTGGACGCTGGATGAGTTCCTGGCGATGGTCATCCCGTTCGTCTGGGGTATCCTGTCTCAGCACATTCTCATCGGCATGCTGCTTGCGGGCGCGGGTTGGTGGGGACTGAAGAAGGCTAAGGCAGGGCGGGCGACCTCCTGGCTGTTGCACATGGCCTATTGGCATCTTCCGGCCGGGTTCACCGGCATGAGGGCCACGCCACCCTCCTATCTCCGCTTGATGGCTGGCTGA
- a CDS encoding TrbC/VirB2 family protein, whose product MQSVIKHSGRAELAIFAFVALAFAFFYLAGPAFAGADTTFDTALTKFTDFLEGSGGKIITVLSLAGGVVALASGRFSMGQIAIPVGVGVGAGTGVPIVTSTVTATI is encoded by the coding sequence ATGCAGTCTGTCATCAAGCACAGCGGTCGTGCGGAGCTGGCGATCTTCGCTTTCGTGGCGCTCGCGTTCGCATTCTTCTACCTCGCCGGCCCGGCCTTTGCCGGTGCCGACACCACTTTCGATACGGCCCTGACAAAGTTCACCGACTTCCTCGAGGGCTCGGGCGGCAAGATCATCACCGTGCTTTCGCTCGCCGGCGGAGTCGTGGCGCTCGCCTCGGGGCGCTTCTCGATGGGTCAGATCGCGATCCCGGTCGGCGTCGGTGTTGGCGCGGGCACGGGCGTGCCGATCGTCACCTCCACCGTCACGGCAACGATCTAA